One genomic segment of Falco peregrinus isolate bFalPer1 chromosome 7, bFalPer1.pri, whole genome shotgun sequence includes these proteins:
- the DNAJC5G gene encoding dnaJ homolog subfamily C member 5G produces MAEAGRPQRKLSRVGESLYRVLGLQKGSSPEEIKKAYRKLALKYHPDKNPDDPAAAERFKEINSAHATLSDEDKRRLYDQYGSLGLYVAEQFGDDAVKHYFLMSKWWFQALALCCGALTCCCCCCCCFFCCGTCCPPKEDESYKYVDPKDLEEQMRAEDSDPWIPVVEQPLPASTEPLPAVSTRTDA; encoded by the exons ATGGCAGAGGCTGGGCGGCCGCAGCGGAAGCTGTCCCGGGTCGGGGAGAGCCTGTACCGCGTCCTGGGCCTGCAGAAGGGCAGCTCGCCCGAGGAGATCAAGAAGGCCTACCG GAAGCTGGCGCTCAAGTACCACCCAGACAAGAACCCCGATGACCCGGCTGCAGCCGAGCGCTTCAAGGAGATCAACAGTGCCCACGCCACGCTGAGCGATGAGGACAAGCGTCGCCTCTACGACCAGTACGGCTCCCTGGGCCTCTACGTGGCTGAGCAGTTCGGCGACGATGCCGTCAAGCACTACTTCCTCATGTCCAAGTGGTGGTTCCAG gccctggctctgtgctgcGGCGCactcacctgctgctgctgctgctgttgctgcttcttctgCTGCGGGACGTGCTGCCCACCAAAGGAGGACGAGTCCTACAAGTATGTCGACCCCAAGGATCTGGAGGAGCAGATGCGTGCAGAGGACAGCG atccGTGGATACCTGTTGTGGaacagcccctgcctgccagcacagagccctTGCCAGCTGTCAGCACCAGGACCGATGCCTGA
- the TRIM54 gene encoding tripartite motif-containing protein 54 — protein MNFAVGLKPLLAEARSMESLEKQLICPICLEMFTKPVVILPCQHNLCRKCANDVFQASNPLWQSRGSSAVPSGGRFRCPSCRHEVVLDRHGVYGLQRNLLVENIIDIYKQESARPLHAKAEQHLMCEEHEDERINIYCLRCEAPTCSLCKVFGAHKDCEVAPLPAVYQRQKSELSDGIAMLVAGNDRIQAIITQMEEICHTIEENGRRQKQHLGLRFDSLYSILEERKKELLQSIAREQEAKLQRVRGLIRQYGDHLEASSKLVESAIQAMEEPQMAVYLQHSKELLKKIMDMSKVSMSSRPEPGYENMDHFSINVDYVAEMLRTIEFQTEPLGEDEADGPGDSNEATADEDRLDSLEAPEAMEDVGPRQKPASSPHGQH, from the exons ATGAACTTCGCAGTGGGGCTGAAGCCGCTGTTGGCGGAGGCACGGAGCATGGAGAGCCTGGAGAAGCAGCTCATCTGCCCCATCTGCCTGGAGATGTTCACCAAGCCTGTGGTGATCCTGCCATGCCAGCACAACCTCTGCCGCAAATGTGCCAATGATGTCTTCCAG GCCTCCAACCCGCTGTGGCAGTCGCGGGGCTCCAGCGCGGTGCCGTCGGGCGGCCGGTTCCGGTGCCCGTCGTGCCGCCACGAGGTGGTGCTGGACCGGCACGGGGTGTACGGGCTGCAGCGGAACCTGCTGGTGGAGAACATCATCGACATCTACAAGCAGGAGTCGGCCAG GCCCCTGCACGCCAAGGCCGAGCAGCACCTCATGTGTGAGGAGCATGAGGACGAGCGGATCAACATCTACTGCCTGCGCTGCgaggcacccacctgctccctCTGCAAGGTCTTCGGGGCGCACAAAGACTGCGAGGTTGCACCGCTGCCTGCTGTCTACCAGCGCCAGAAG AGTGAGCTCAGCGATGGCATCGCcatgctggtggcagggaaCGACCGCATCCAGGCCATCATCACGCAGATGGAGGAGATCTGCCACACCATcgag GAGAATGGCCGGCGGCAGaagcagcacctggggctgcGCTTTGACTCGCTGTACAGCATCCTGGAGGAGCGGaagaaggagctgctgcagagcatcgCGCGGGAGCAGGAGGCAAAGCTGCAGCGTGTGCGGGGTCTTATCCGCCAGTACGGTGACCACCTGGAGGCCTCCTCCAAGCTGGTGGAGTCGGCCATCCAGGCCATGGAGGAGCCTCAAATGGCCGTGTACCTGCAG CACTCCAAGGAACTCCTGAAAAA gaTCATGGACATGTCCAAGGTATCAATGAGCAGCCGCCCAGAGCCTGGCTACGAGAACATGGACCACTTCTCCATCAACGTGGACTATGTGGCAGAGATGCTGAGGACCATTGAGTTCCAGACAG AGCCACTGGGCGAGGATGAGGCAGACGGACCTGGGGACAGCAATGAGGCCACAGCAGATGAGGACCGGCTGGACAGCCTGGAGGCACCTGAAGCCATGGAGG ATGTGGGGCCGAGGCAGAAGCCAGCAAGCTCTCCCCATG GTCAGCACTGA